The genome window GCCGGCATGGACGTCACCGAAGCCGAACCGGAAATGATTCTCGATATTCCAATGACGCCCGGCCCGCGCGTCATCGCGCGCCCGGCCTTTGCACTGACACTTGCCGAAGTGAAAGAAAAAATCAGCGGCGGAAGCATCGCCGGACAGGGAACGCTCGTGCTCGACGGTAAAGACATTACGCTCGAAAACGCCGAAATCACCGACGGCTCCGCCCTGGTCGTCAAAGCCTGCCCCGGCGCAAAAGTGACCGTAAAAGACCTGAAGGTCGACAACGCCGGTTTCGAACTGGTCAAACTGACCGCCGAAGAGATGGAAAGCGCTGATACCCCGGAATATTTGAAACTGCGCGGCTACCGCATCGAAAACCGCGGCGCACAAATCTGTGAATTCACTGCGCCGGGCGACTATATTGTAGAGTAAGCGTCTCGCCCGCTCATGAACGGGCGGGGCGCCCGTTCTACATTCAGGACGCTTTGACCTGATTAATGAGTTCTTCGCCGCTGGCGAAAGCGGAGAGATTGGCGAGCGTTGTTTCAGCAATTCGAATCAGCGCCTCACGGGTGAAATAGGCCTGATGCCCGGTGATGATGACGTTCGGGAACGTGGTCAACCGGGCAAAGTCATCGTCCTTGCGCACCTCGAAGGTTTTGTCTTCGAAAAAGAGTCCTTCCTCTTCTTCGTACACGTCGAGTCCCATGTAGCCGATTTTTCCGGATTTGAGTCCTTCAATGACAGCTTTGGTGTCAATGAGTCCGCCGCGGCTGGTATTGATGATCATCACGCCGCGTTTCATATGAGCAACGGCTTCGTTGTCGATCAGGTGATAGGTTTCAGGCATCAGCGGGCAGTGCAGGCTGATAATATCGGACTGCGCCAGCATTTCCTCGAAGGAGACGTATTGCATGCCGACCTTTTTACAGCGTTCGTTTTCGTACTGATCGACGCCGAGCAGCTTACATCCGAATCCGTGCAGTGCTTCCGTAAGGCATTGGCCGATTTTTCCGGTTCCGACAATCCCGACGGTTTTGCCGTGCAGATCAAATCCGAGCAGGCCGTCGAGCGAATAGTTTCCATCGCGC of Tichowtungia aerotolerans contains these proteins:
- a CDS encoding 2-hydroxyacid dehydrogenase; the encoded protein is MKTVVFSTKPYDREFLSRANESVGLELAFLESRLAPQTVKLAEGFESVCVFVNDQLDASVLIGLKKVGVKHVALRCAGFNNVDIASAEELGLTVTRVPAYSPYAIAEHAVALMLTLNRRIYWAHSRVRDGNYSLDGLLGFDLHGKTVGIVGTGKIGQCLTEALHGFGCKLLGVDQYENERCKKVGMQYVSFEEMLAQSDIISLHCPLMPETYHLIDNEAVAHMKRGVMIINTSRGGLIDTKAVIEGLKSGKIGYMGLDVYEEEEGLFFEDKTFEVRKDDDFARLTTFPNVIITGHQAYFTREALIRIAETTLANLSAFASGEELINQVKAS